From one Streptomyces sp. N50 genomic stretch:
- a CDS encoding class E sortase, whose translation MTALRPERESEAAYGEQAYAEPSYGDQGGFDQWHGAQAQGAAAGVPYGPVDQETVALRMADLPSGLPPDRSPDLPPERTGHGRSISASDAPSASSATGTPTGGRAARRKAAKGRHGRHGAGGAAEETTEGSTASESAAASSGSGAPLSRVEARRRQRANKPGAAVVASRAIGEVFITTGVLMLLFVTYQLWWTNVRAHAQAGSEASQLQNDWASGKRAPGEFSPGQGFAILHIPKLDVVAPIAEGVSNKKVLDKGMVGHYSEGALKTAMPDAKTGNFALAAHRNTHGEPFRYINQLKPGDEVVVETQDTYYVYKMTKTLPVTSPSNTSVIDPIPKGSGFTTPGRYITLTTCTPEFTSKYRLIVWGKMVEVRPRSKGKPDALIE comes from the coding sequence GTGACCGCGCTGCGCCCCGAGCGCGAGTCCGAGGCCGCGTACGGGGAGCAGGCGTACGCGGAGCCGTCGTACGGGGATCAGGGCGGGTTCGACCAGTGGCACGGCGCGCAGGCGCAGGGCGCCGCGGCCGGGGTGCCGTACGGCCCGGTCGACCAGGAGACCGTCGCGCTGCGGATGGCGGACCTTCCGTCGGGTCTCCCGCCCGATCGCTCGCCGGACCTCCCGCCGGAGCGGACGGGCCACGGACGGTCCATATCGGCGTCTGACGCCCCATCCGCCTCCTCCGCCACAGGAACCCCCACGGGCGGGCGTGCGGCCCGCAGAAAGGCCGCCAAGGGGCGGCACGGGCGTCATGGGGCCGGCGGGGCGGCGGAGGAGACCACCGAGGGCTCCACGGCGTCGGAATCGGCAGCGGCTTCCTCCGGCTCCGGCGCGCCCCTCTCGCGGGTCGAGGCGCGGCGGCGGCAGCGGGCGAACAAGCCGGGCGCCGCGGTCGTCGCGAGCCGCGCGATCGGCGAGGTGTTCATCACCACCGGCGTGCTGATGCTGCTGTTCGTCACCTACCAGCTGTGGTGGACGAACGTACGGGCGCACGCGCAGGCCGGCAGCGAGGCGAGCCAGCTGCAGAACGACTGGGCGAGCGGCAAGCGCGCCCCCGGAGAGTTCTCGCCGGGGCAGGGCTTCGCCATCCTGCACATCCCCAAGCTGGACGTCGTGGCGCCGATCGCCGAGGGCGTCAGCAACAAGAAGGTGCTCGACAAGGGGATGGTCGGGCACTACAGCGAGGGCGCCCTCAAGACCGCGATGCCGGACGCGAAGACCGGCAACTTCGCGCTCGCCGCGCACCGCAACACCCATGGCGAACCGTTCCGGTACATCAACCAGCTCAAGCCGGGCGACGAGGTCGTGGTGGAGACCCAGGACACCTACTACGTCTACAAGATGACGAAGACGCTGCCTGTGACGTCGCCGAGCAACACCAGTGTCATCGACCCCATCCCCAAGGGCTCGGGCTTCACCACGCCCGGCCGCTACATCACGCTGACGACCTGTACGCCGGAGTTCACCAGCAAGTACCGGCTGATCGTCTGGGGCAAGATGGTCGAGGTACGGCCGCGCAGCAAGGGCAAGCCGGATGCGCTCATCGAGTAA
- a CDS encoding class E sortase gives MNVAATTDDTEEQTDTPAPPPDRPRGSGPVATAVSVFGELLITAGLILGLFVVYSLWWTNVVADRTADKQGDKVRNNWSKDKDTGPGALDTKDGIGFLHVPAMKNGEVLVEKGTETSVLNDGVAGYYTDPIKAALPTTGKNGNFTLAAHRDGHGAKFHNIDKLKKGDPIVFETKDKWYVYKVYDILPETSKYNVKTLAQIPAESGKKKAGHYITLTTCTPVYTSRYRYVVWGELVRVDKVDSARTPPKELR, from the coding sequence ATGAACGTGGCAGCGACCACCGACGACACCGAAGAGCAGACCGACACGCCCGCACCCCCACCGGACCGCCCCCGCGGCTCCGGCCCGGTCGCGACGGCGGTCAGCGTCTTCGGTGAACTCCTCATCACGGCGGGCCTGATCCTCGGCCTGTTCGTCGTCTACTCCCTGTGGTGGACGAACGTCGTCGCCGACCGCACGGCCGACAAACAGGGCGACAAGGTCCGCAACAACTGGTCCAAGGACAAGGACACCGGCCCCGGCGCGCTCGACACCAAGGACGGCATCGGCTTCCTGCACGTGCCCGCCATGAAGAACGGCGAGGTGCTGGTCGAGAAGGGCACCGAGACGAGCGTCCTGAACGACGGCGTCGCCGGCTACTACACGGACCCCATCAAGGCCGCCCTCCCGACCACCGGCAAGAACGGCAACTTCACCCTCGCCGCCCACCGCGACGGCCACGGCGCCAAGTTCCACAACATCGACAAGCTCAAGAAGGGCGACCCGATCGTCTTCGAGACGAAGGACAAGTGGTACGTCTACAAGGTCTACGACATCCTTCCCGAGACCTCGAAGTACAACGTCAAGACCCTCGCCCAGATCCCCGCGGAGTCCGGAAAGAAGAAGGCCGGCCACTACATCACGCTGACGACCTGCACGCCGGTGTACACGTCCCGGTACCGCTACGTGGTCTGGGGCGAGCTGGTCCGCGTCGACAAGGTGGACAGCGCGCGGACACCGCCGAAGGAACTGCGCTGA
- the pknB gene encoding Stk1 family PASTA domain-containing Ser/Thr kinase, protein MEEPRRLGGRYELGQVLGRGGMAEVYLAHDTRLGRTVAVKTLRVDLARDPSFQARFRREAQSAASLNHPAIVAVYDTGEDYVDGVSIPYIVMEYVDGSTLRELLHSGRKLLPERAMEMTIGILQALEYSHRNGIVHRDIKPANVMLTRTGQVKVMDFGIARAMGDSGMTMTQTSAVIGTAQYLSPEQAKGEQVDARSDLYSTGCLLYELLTVRPPFVGDSPVAVAYQHVREEPQPPSVFDAEITPEMDAIVLKALTKDPNYRYQSADEMRMDIEACLDGQPVAATAAMGSVGYGGYGDDHATTALRSDAGATTMLPPMNPDDGGFGYDDRPDRRRQQKKKSNTSTILLVVAAVLVLVGAILIGKWAFSGNGGADKPFAAPNFVGQTYASAQTMAVNSGLKLAEPTRKACENAPKGSVCSQDPKEGTDVNKGDTINLVVSTGAPKVVVPSVVGQSVDDATTTLEGDKYKFVVKTQQKVSSEDPGTVLDQNPALGAEVQKGTTITLTVAKAEEKSTVPDVSAKSCDDAKAQMQQNNLVGNCTEVATTDTNLNGKVVSTSPAAGTQVDKNSSVNIQIGKVSQTQVPNVVGQTVANAKTILQQNGFTNIQFADNSDQGDNAIVTQQDPGSGNQVDDPGNTQITLTSVGTGNGNNNGGGGFFGGNSG, encoded by the coding sequence ATGGAAGAGCCGCGTCGCCTCGGCGGCCGGTACGAGCTGGGCCAGGTGCTCGGCCGTGGTGGCATGGCGGAGGTCTACCTCGCCCATGACACACGCCTCGGCCGCACGGTGGCGGTGAAGACGCTGCGCGTCGACCTTGCGCGCGACCCTTCCTTCCAGGCCCGGTTCCGCCGGGAGGCCCAGTCGGCCGCCTCGCTCAACCATCCCGCGATCGTCGCGGTCTACGACACGGGCGAGGACTACGTCGACGGGGTCTCGATCCCGTACATCGTCATGGAGTACGTCGACGGCTCCACGCTCCGTGAGCTGCTCCACAGCGGTCGCAAGCTGCTGCCGGAGCGGGCCATGGAGATGACCATCGGCATCCTCCAGGCGCTGGAGTACTCGCACCGCAACGGCATCGTCCACCGCGACATCAAGCCGGCCAACGTCATGCTGACGCGCACCGGCCAGGTCAAGGTGATGGACTTCGGCATCGCCCGCGCGATGGGCGACTCCGGCATGACGATGACGCAGACGTCCGCGGTGATCGGCACCGCCCAGTACCTCTCCCCGGAGCAGGCGAAGGGCGAGCAGGTCGACGCCCGCTCGGACCTCTACTCGACGGGCTGCCTCCTCTACGAGCTGCTGACGGTACGGCCGCCCTTCGTAGGCGACTCCCCGGTGGCGGTGGCGTACCAGCACGTACGCGAGGAGCCGCAGCCGCCGAGCGTCTTCGACGCGGAGATCACGCCGGAGATGGACGCGATCGTCCTGAAGGCGCTCACCAAGGACCCCAACTACCGCTACCAGTCCGCCGACGAGATGCGCATGGACATCGAGGCCTGCCTCGACGGCCAGCCGGTCGCGGCGACGGCGGCGATGGGTTCGGTCGGCTACGGCGGCTACGGCGACGACCACGCGACGACGGCCCTGCGCTCCGACGCCGGCGCCACGACGATGCTGCCCCCCATGAACCCGGACGACGGCGGCTTCGGCTACGACGACCGTCCCGACCGGCGCCGCCAGCAGAAGAAGAAGTCGAACACCTCGACGATCCTGCTGGTCGTGGCGGCGGTCCTGGTACTGGTGGGCGCGATCCTGATCGGGAAGTGGGCGTTCAGCGGGAACGGTGGCGCGGACAAGCCGTTCGCGGCGCCGAACTTCGTCGGCCAGACCTACGCCAGCGCGCAGACCATGGCCGTCAACTCCGGCCTGAAGCTGGCGGAACCCACCCGCAAGGCCTGTGAGAACGCGCCGAAGGGCAGCGTCTGCTCGCAGGACCCGAAGGAGGGCACCGACGTCAACAAGGGCGACACCATCAACCTGGTCGTCTCGACCGGGGCGCCGAAGGTCGTCGTACCGAGTGTCGTGGGCCAGAGCGTCGACGACGCCACCACGACGCTCGAGGGCGACAAGTACAAGTTCGTCGTGAAGACACAGCAGAAGGTGTCCAGCGAGGACCCGGGAACGGTCCTGGACCAGAACCCGGCACTCGGCGCCGAGGTCCAGAAGGGCACCACGATCACCCTGACCGTCGCCAAGGCCGAGGAGAAGTCCACGGTCCCGGACGTCAGCGCCAAGAGCTGTGACGACGCCAAGGCGCAGATGCAGCAGAACAACCTCGTCGGCAACTGCACCGAGGTGGCGACCACCGACACGAACCTGAACGGCAAGGTCGTCTCGACCTCGCCCGCGGCCGGGACGCAGGTCGACAAGAACTCGTCGGTCAACATCCAGATCGGCAAGGTCTCCCAGACCCAGGTCCCGAACGTCGTCGGCCAGACGGTGGCGAACGCCAAGACGATCCTTCAGCAGAACGGCTTCACCAACATCCAGTTCGCCGACAACAGCGATCAGGGCGACAACGCGATCGTCACCCAGCAGGACCCGGGCTCGGGCAACCAGGTGGACGACCCCGGCAACACGCAGATCACCCTCACCAGCGTGGGCACCGGCAACGGCAACAACAACGGTGGCGGCGGCTTCTTCGGAGGCAACTCCGGATAG
- a CDS encoding penicillin-binding protein 2, translating to MNKPLRRIALFCGLLVLTLLLRDNWLQYVKADSLKDDPNNRRVTIARYSTPRGDIIVDGSPITGSTETSTSGLNDLKYKRTYKNGAMWAPVTGYASQAFGANQLESIEDGILSGTDDRLFFRNTLDMITGKTKSGGNVVTTLNEAAQKAAWSGLQKQGGKGAVVALDPSTGKILALASYPSYDPSTFAGNSTTTDAKAWQKLQKKYDPDDPMLNRALRETYPPGSTFKVVTASAALENNLYSSADEATNSPLPWIMPGTTTALKNEGNIPCKNATLRVALQYSCNTVFGKVGADLGNAKMLAEAKKFGFDTEQFTPIRSSASVFSDNMNQSQTALSSIGQYNTAATPLQMAMVASAVANDGKLMKPYMVDKLQSSGVDTIAQTEPEELSQPLSSKNAQILQSMMETVVEKGTGTSAKIPGVTVGGKTGTAQHGENNSENPYAWFLSYAKNADGSSPVAVAVVIEDDKANRDDISGGGLAAPIAKSVMEAVIDSKK from the coding sequence ATGAACAAGCCCCTGCGCCGGATCGCGCTCTTCTGCGGCCTCCTGGTCCTGACGCTGTTGCTGCGCGACAACTGGCTCCAGTACGTCAAGGCCGACAGCCTCAAGGACGACCCGAACAACCGCCGTGTCACCATCGCCCGCTACTCCACCCCGCGCGGCGACATCATCGTCGACGGCAGCCCGATCACCGGCTCCACGGAGACGAGCACCAGCGGCCTGAACGACCTGAAGTACAAGCGCACGTACAAGAACGGCGCGATGTGGGCGCCGGTCACGGGATACGCCTCGCAGGCCTTCGGCGCCAACCAGCTGGAGTCCATCGAGGACGGCATCCTCTCCGGCACCGACGACCGGCTCTTCTTCCGCAACACCCTCGACATGATCACGGGCAAGACGAAGTCCGGCGGCAACGTCGTCACCACCCTCAACGAGGCCGCGCAGAAGGCCGCGTGGAGCGGGCTGCAGAAGCAGGGCGGCAAGGGCGCGGTCGTCGCCCTCGACCCGTCCACCGGCAAGATCCTGGCGCTGGCGTCCTACCCGTCGTACGACCCCTCGACGTTCGCGGGCAACTCCACCACCACGGACGCCAAGGCCTGGCAGAAGCTCCAGAAGAAGTACGACCCGGACGACCCGATGCTGAACCGGGCGCTGCGCGAGACCTACCCGCCGGGCTCCACCTTCAAGGTGGTCACCGCGTCCGCGGCGCTGGAGAACAACCTGTACTCCTCCGCCGACGAGGCCACCAACTCGCCGCTGCCGTGGATCATGCCGGGCACCACCACCGCGCTGAAGAACGAGGGCAACATCCCCTGCAAGAACGCGACCCTGCGCGTCGCGCTGCAGTACTCCTGCAACACCGTCTTCGGCAAGGTCGGCGCCGACCTCGGCAACGCCAAGATGCTGGCCGAGGCGAAGAAGTTCGGCTTCGACACCGAGCAGTTCACGCCGATCCGCTCCAGCGCCTCGGTCTTCTCCGACAACATGAACCAGTCGCAGACCGCGCTGTCCTCGATCGGCCAGTACAACACCGCCGCGACCCCCCTGCAGATGGCCATGGTCGCCTCCGCGGTCGCCAACGACGGCAAGCTGATGAAGCCGTACATGGTCGACAAGCTCCAGTCGTCGGGCGTCGACACCATCGCGCAGACCGAGCCGGAAGAGCTCAGCCAGCCGCTGTCGTCGAAGAACGCGCAGATCCTGCAGTCGATGATGGAGACGGTCGTCGAGAAGGGCACCGGCACCAGCGCCAAGATCCCCGGCGTGACCGTCGGCGGCAAGACCGGTACCGCCCAGCACGGCGAGAACAACAGCGAGAACCCGTACGCCTGGTTCCTCTCCTACGCCAAGAACGCCGACGGCAGCTCGCCGGTCGCCGTGGCCGTGGTCATCGAGGACGACAAGGCCAACCGTGACGACATCTCCGGCGGCGGCCTCGCGGCCCCGATCGCGAAGAGCGTGATGGAGGCCGTCATCGACAGCAAGAAGTGA
- a CDS encoding FtsW/RodA/SpoVE family cell cycle protein, translated as MSSSTNTPSHHTSTIGSIGAPSRRNTELALLIFAVAIPVFAYANVGLAINDQVPSGLLSYGLGLGLLAGVAHLAVRKFAPYADPLLLPLATLLNGMGLVIIWRLDQSKLLQSINQAGNAAPRQLLYTAMGIGLFAVVLIFLKDHRALQRYTYISMVGALVLLLLPLVPGLGANIYGAKIWISVGGFSIQPGEFAKIVLAIFFAGYLMVKRDALALASRRFMGLYLPRGRDLGPILVVWFISILILVFETDLGTSLLFFGMFIIMLYVATERTSWIVFGLLMSAAGAVGVASFESHVQQRVQAWLNPMKEYTLSKTVLGHSAQSMEALWAFGSGGTLGTGLGQGHSDLIRFAANSDFILATFGEELGLAGIMAILLIYGLIVERGVRTALAARDPFGKLLAVGLSGGMALQVFVVAGGVMGLIPLTGMTMPFVAYGGSSVIANWALIGILIRISDTARRPAPAPAPSPDAEMTQVVRPS; from the coding sequence ATGAGCAGTTCTACCAACACGCCGTCGCACCACACGTCCACGATCGGCTCCATCGGCGCACCGAGCCGGCGCAACACCGAGCTGGCGCTCCTGATCTTCGCCGTCGCCATCCCGGTGTTCGCCTACGCCAACGTGGGCCTGGCCATCAACGACCAGGTGCCGTCCGGGCTGCTGAGCTACGGCCTGGGCCTCGGCCTGCTGGCCGGCGTCGCGCACCTGGCCGTTCGCAAGTTCGCGCCGTACGCGGACCCGCTGCTGCTGCCACTGGCGACGCTGCTGAACGGCATGGGACTCGTCATCATCTGGCGGCTCGACCAGTCGAAGCTGCTGCAGTCCATCAACCAGGCGGGCAACGCGGCGCCCCGGCAGCTGCTGTACACCGCGATGGGCATCGGACTGTTCGCCGTCGTCCTGATCTTCCTCAAGGACCACCGCGCCCTGCAGCGCTACACGTACATCTCCATGGTCGGCGCGCTCGTCCTCCTGCTGCTGCCGCTGGTGCCGGGCCTCGGCGCCAACATCTACGGCGCGAAGATCTGGATCTCGGTCGGCGGATTCTCCATCCAGCCCGGTGAGTTCGCGAAGATCGTGCTCGCGATCTTCTTCGCCGGCTACCTGATGGTAAAGCGCGACGCGCTCGCGCTGGCCAGCCGCCGCTTCATGGGCCTGTACCTGCCGCGCGGTCGCGACCTCGGACCGATCCTGGTCGTCTGGTTCATCTCGATCCTGATCCTGGTCTTCGAGACCGACCTCGGAACCTCGCTGCTGTTCTTCGGCATGTTCATCATCATGCTGTACGTCGCCACCGAGCGGACCAGCTGGATCGTCTTCGGTCTGCTGATGTCCGCGGCCGGCGCCGTCGGCGTGGCCAGCTTCGAGTCGCACGTCCAGCAGCGCGTCCAGGCCTGGCTCAACCCGATGAAGGAGTACACGCTCAGCAAGACCGTCCTCGGGCACTCCGCGCAGTCGATGGAGGCCCTGTGGGCCTTCGGCTCCGGCGGCACGCTCGGCACCGGTCTCGGCCAGGGCCACTCCGACCTCATCCGGTTCGCCGCCAACTCCGACTTCATCCTCGCCACCTTCGGCGAGGAACTGGGCCTCGCCGGCATCATGGCGATCCTGCTCATCTACGGCCTGATCGTGGAGCGCGGTGTCCGCACCGCCCTCGCCGCGCGCGACCCCTTCGGCAAGCTCCTCGCCGTCGGCCTCTCCGGCGGTATGGCCCTCCAGGTCTTCGTCGTCGCGGGCGGCGTGATGGGCCTGATCCCGCTGACCGGTATGACGATGCCCTTCGTGGCGTACGGCGGTTCCTCCGTCATCGCCAACTGGGCGCTGATCGGCATCCTGATCCGCATCAGCGACACCGCCCGCCGCCCGGCCCCCGCGCCGGCCCCCAGCCCCGACGCCGAGATGACCCAGGTGGTCCGCCCGTCATGA
- a CDS encoding Stp1/IreP family PP2C-type Ser/Thr phosphatase: MYPEPTGEVRMSLSLRFAAGSHKGMIREGNEDSGYAGPRLLAIADGMGGQAAGEVASSEVISTIVSLDDDVPGSDILTSLGTAVQRANDQLRMMVEEDPQLEGMGTTLTALLWTGQRLGLVHVGDSRAYLLRDGVLTQITQDHTWVQRLVDEGRITEEEATTHPQRALLMRALGSGDHVEPDLSIREVRAGDRYLICSDGLSGVVSHQTMEDTLASYQGPQETVQELIQLALRGGGPDNITVIIADVLDLDTGDTLAAQLSDTPVIVGAVAENQLHQHDNTIMQTPAGRASGLGRQVPGQNGGGGEFGPPGSGDTTGYVPEGSFGDYTDDDFVKPSKGRKWFKRSFYTVLALAVIGGGLYGGWRWTQTQYFVGANGEHVALYRGISQDLAWVSLSKVEKDHPDIELKYLPPYQQKQVKATIAEGGLQDAQKKIDDLAVQASACKKESERESAATKPSGTTGTTSTSLTSKATPKPSPSTTTSTSPSPTPSATPSPGPSLSEEEQQVVSQCSK, from the coding sequence ATGTACCCGGAGCCGACGGGCGAGGTGCGCATGAGTCTGTCACTGCGCTTCGCCGCCGGATCGCACAAAGGCATGATCCGCGAGGGCAACGAGGACTCCGGCTACGCCGGTCCACGCCTCCTCGCGATCGCCGACGGGATGGGCGGCCAGGCCGCCGGTGAGGTCGCCTCCTCCGAGGTGATCTCCACCATCGTCTCGCTCGACGACGACGTGCCGGGCTCCGACATCCTCACCTCGCTCGGCACCGCCGTGCAGCGGGCCAACGACCAGCTGCGGATGATGGTCGAGGAGGATCCCCAGCTGGAGGGCATGGGCACCACGCTCACCGCCCTGCTGTGGACCGGGCAGCGGCTCGGCCTCGTGCATGTCGGCGACTCGCGCGCGTACCTGCTGCGCGACGGCGTGCTGACCCAGATCACCCAGGACCACACCTGGGTGCAGCGGCTGGTCGACGAGGGCCGGATCACCGAGGAAGAGGCCACCACCCACCCGCAGCGCGCCCTGCTCATGCGCGCGCTCGGCAGTGGCGACCACGTCGAGCCGGACCTGTCGATCCGTGAGGTCCGCGCCGGCGACCGGTACTTGATCTGTTCCGACGGGCTGTCAGGAGTCGTCTCCCACCAGACGATGGAGGACACCCTCGCCAGCTACCAGGGCCCCCAGGAGACCGTCCAGGAGCTGATCCAGCTCGCCCTGCGCGGCGGCGGCCCCGACAACATCACGGTGATCATCGCCGACGTCCTGGACCTCGACACCGGCGACACCCTCGCCGCGCAGCTGTCGGACACCCCGGTCATCGTCGGCGCGGTCGCCGAGAACCAGCTCCACCAGCACGACAACACCATCATGCAGACCCCGGCGGGCCGCGCCTCCGGGCTCGGCCGCCAGGTGCCCGGACAGAACGGCGGGGGCGGCGAGTTCGGCCCGCCCGGCTCCGGCGACACCACCGGCTACGTCCCCGAGGGCAGTTTCGGCGACTACACCGACGACGACTTCGTGAAGCCCTCCAAGGGCCGCAAGTGGTTCAAGAGATCCTTCTACACCGTGCTCGCGCTCGCGGTCATCGGCGGCGGCCTCTACGGCGGCTGGCGCTGGACGCAGACGCAGTACTTCGTCGGCGCCAACGGCGAACACGTCGCCCTGTACCGGGGCATCAGCCAGGACCTCGCCTGGGTCTCGCTGTCGAAGGTGGAGAAGGACCACCCCGACATCGAACTCAAGTACCTCCCGCCCTACCAGCAGAAGCAGGTCAAGGCGACGATCGCCGAGGGCGGTCTGCAGGACGCCCAGAAGAAGATCGACGACCTCGCCGTGCAGGCCTCCGCGTGCAAGAAGGAGTCCGAGCGCGAGAGCGCCGCGACCAAGCCCAGTGGCACCACGGGAACCACCAGCACCTCGCTCACGTCCAAGGCCACGCCGAAGCCGTCTCCTTCGACCACGACTTCGACGTCCCCGTCCCCGACCCCGTCTGCGACTCCCAGCCCCGGTCCCAGCCTTTCGGAGGAAGAGCAGCAGGTCGTCTCGCAGTGCAGCAAGTAA
- a CDS encoding FHA domain-containing protein — protein sequence MSELTLTVMRLGFLAVLWLFVIVAVQVIRSDLFGTRVTQRGSRREAGRPQQQAARQAAPPQQRQQQSGGGGRRGRNAPTKLVVSEGILTGTTVALQGQTITLGRAHDSTIVLDDDYASSRHARIYPDRDGQWIVEDLGSTNGTYLDRSRLTTPTPIPLGAPIRIGKTVIELRK from the coding sequence ATGTCAGAGCTGACCCTCACGGTCATGCGGCTGGGTTTCCTGGCCGTACTGTGGCTGTTCGTGATCGTGGCCGTGCAGGTCATCCGCAGCGACCTGTTCGGAACGCGTGTCACACAGCGCGGCTCGCGACGGGAAGCCGGACGACCGCAGCAGCAGGCCGCCCGGCAGGCGGCGCCTCCGCAGCAGCGCCAGCAGCAGTCGGGCGGGGGCGGCCGGCGGGGCCGTAACGCCCCCACCAAACTCGTCGTCAGTGAGGGAATCCTCACCGGCACCACCGTCGCCCTCCAGGGCCAGACCATCACCCTGGGCCGGGCGCACGATTCGACGATCGTGCTGGACGACGACTACGCGTCCAGCCGTCATGCCAGGATCTACCCGGACCGCGACGGCCAGTGGATCGTCGAGGACCTCGGATCCACGAACGGCACGTACCTGGACCGGTCCCGGCTGACGACCCCCACACCGATTCCGCTGGGCGCGCCGATCCGCATCGGCAAGACCGTCATCGAGCTGCGGAAGTAG
- a CDS encoding DUF3662 and FHA domain-containing protein codes for MGVLKKFEQRLEGLVNGTFAKVFKSEVQPVEIAGALQRECDNNATIWNRDRTVVPNDFIVELSTPDFERLSPYSGQLGDELAGMVRDYAKQQRYTFMGPIKVHLEKADDLDTGLYRVRSRTLASSTNQQAPGTPAPAAPPAAGRPGGYGYPPAAAPASAPPPMPAAPPPGGRGSAPYLQPAPAAPATGTRMRYWVEINGARHQISRATLVMGRSTEADVRIDDPGVSRRHCEIRTGTPSTIQDLGSTNGIVVDGQHTTRATLRDGSRIVVGSTTIIYRQAEG; via the coding sequence ATGGGAGTCCTGAAGAAGTTCGAGCAACGCCTCGAAGGTCTGGTCAACGGCACCTTCGCCAAGGTGTTCAAGTCCGAGGTCCAGCCCGTCGAGATCGCCGGCGCCCTCCAGCGGGAGTGCGACAACAACGCGACGATCTGGAACCGCGACCGGACCGTCGTACCCAACGACTTCATCGTGGAGCTGAGCACGCCGGACTTCGAGCGGCTCAGCCCCTACTCCGGACAGCTCGGTGACGAGCTCGCCGGCATGGTGCGCGACTACGCCAAGCAGCAGCGCTACACCTTCATGGGACCCATCAAGGTCCACCTGGAGAAGGCGGACGACCTCGACACCGGTCTGTACCGGGTGCGCAGCCGTACGCTCGCCTCCTCCACCAACCAGCAGGCTCCCGGGACGCCCGCTCCGGCGGCGCCCCCGGCAGCGGGACGGCCCGGCGGGTACGGCTATCCGCCCGCCGCCGCTCCCGCGAGCGCCCCGCCGCCCATGCCGGCCGCACCGCCGCCCGGCGGCCGCGGCTCGGCGCCGTACCTCCAGCCCGCGCCCGCCGCCCCGGCGACCGGCACGCGGATGCGGTACTGGGTGGAGATCAACGGCGCCCGCCATCAGATCTCCCGCGCGACGTTGGTGATGGGCCGCAGCACCGAAGCCGACGTGCGGATCGACGACCCCGGCGTATCCCGCCGGCACTGTGAGATCCGGACCGGAACGCCCTCGACGATCCAGGATCTCGGGTCCACCAACGGCATCGTGGTGGACGGGCAGCACACCACCCGCGCTACGCTCCGCGACGGCTCGCGGATCGTCGTGGGCAGCACCACCATCATTTACCGGCAAGCCGAAGGGTGA